From the Quadrisphaera sp. RL12-1S genome, one window contains:
- a CDS encoding PHP domain-containing protein, protein MLIDLHTHSTASDGTDDPAGLVSAAADAGVRAMAITDHDTTSGWARAGRQAERCGVLLLPGAEVSCRVRGVTVHLLSYLHDPQEPELAQTLATSRDIRFSRARTMAELLGRDFPITWDDVLAQAAHGATVGRPHVADALVAAGVVADRDEAFAGLLADGSPYVVHHGAPHPVEAVQRVRAAGGVPVIAHALASARGKVVGEDVLEEMVAAGLAGVEVDHRDHTEDAKAWLRDFAKAHDLLTTGSSDYHGTGKQNRLAENTTSPESLQRILAEGRGVDPVGTLKALP, encoded by the coding sequence GTGCTCATCGACCTGCACACCCACTCGACCGCCTCGGACGGCACGGACGACCCCGCCGGGCTCGTCAGCGCCGCGGCGGACGCGGGAGTGCGGGCGATGGCCATCACCGACCACGACACCACCTCCGGGTGGGCCCGCGCGGGTCGGCAGGCGGAGCGCTGCGGCGTGCTGCTCCTGCCCGGTGCGGAGGTGTCGTGCCGGGTCCGCGGCGTCACCGTCCACCTGCTCAGCTACCTGCACGACCCGCAGGAGCCCGAGCTCGCGCAGACGCTCGCCACCTCCCGCGACATCCGGTTCAGCCGCGCCCGCACCATGGCCGAGCTGCTCGGGCGAGACTTCCCGATCACCTGGGACGACGTGCTGGCGCAGGCGGCGCACGGGGCGACCGTCGGCCGGCCGCACGTCGCGGACGCGCTGGTGGCCGCCGGGGTGGTGGCCGACCGGGACGAGGCGTTCGCGGGGCTGCTGGCCGACGGCTCGCCCTACGTGGTGCACCACGGCGCGCCGCACCCCGTCGAGGCGGTGCAGCGGGTGCGGGCCGCCGGCGGGGTGCCGGTCATCGCCCACGCGCTGGCGTCGGCGCGCGGCAAGGTGGTGGGGGAGGACGTGCTGGAGGAGATGGTCGCGGCGGGCCTGGCCGGGGTGGAGGTCGACCACCGCGACCACACCGAGGACGCCAAGGCGTGGCTGCGGGACTTCGCGAAGGCCCACGACCTGCTGACCACGGGCTCCAGCGACTACCACGGCACCGGCAAGCAGAACCGCCTCGCGGAGAACACCACCTCGCCGGAATCCCTGCAGCGGATCCTCGCCGAGGGGCGCGGGGTGGATCCGGTGGGCACCCTCAAGGCGCTGCCGTGA